The Kluyveromyces marxianus DMKU3-1042 DNA, complete genome, chromosome 7 DNA segment CTTGTATGATTCtgatatattgaaaaatgggATGTACAAAGCCGAAAAAGACATCCAGAACCCGCCGAATGAGGACAACGCCGTCCCACCAAACgtgttttccaaagctATTTCCCACACTCCAGCCACTAGCTGTACAAGTCCACCATAAAATGCAGCCAAACCAACCACTACGTTTGGTATATGAACACCCATCGCACCAGCGTTCACCATCGACAACACAAACGTAGTTAATGCAAACGCAGATAAACCTAATGGAGCAGGATTGGCAAATCTGTGTGTAGAAGGTGGTGCTAGACCTGGGTTCAACGTACCACCAAAGGCTGAGTACAAATCCtctttcaagaatttcTGACGCCCTATGAATAGGAACTCATGATTATCACCGCCTGTGTGTATCTTTTGAAGCTCTAGATCTTCATGGTAAAGAGCCGGATCCTGTGGATCAAAAGATCTACCTGGACGCTCCACAAATTCGTGTTGATTCACCTTTTCAGAACTAGATCCGTCTGTGAACATTCTCTACTTcttgcttttttttttctttcttccacCTACCTGTTGCTGTTCAATAAAGCACTTAAGGGATGTGTCTGTGTATACTTACTTCCCAGTAACTAATAACTACCAAACAAACAGACAAACAAAATACTGCTAGCAAATAGAGGTACAAAACCCAAGAGATCCACAACACAACAATCAGTGTTgcccatatatatatacaaatacacacatatacacatattATGGATTTAATACCTCTTGCAATCAGATGAATAATCTAACCCTCACTGCTCATCACGCCGGACCTTACTAATGGGAATGCCGTGCGGTGTAGTGCCTCGAAGCTGATGTACCCTAACTTAAGTCATGCTAGCGCCAAGCAATTGCTGGCTTGTACACTACTGTTTGTGACACGAGAACGCCGCTGGCACACGTGATTTGAGGGGGAGTTTTAATCAGTAGCGGTGATGTATGGGTTATTGTGTGGTGCTACTAGCCGAGTTAGCCGCTGTCGAAGAGGGGGCAGAGCTACCCACGGTCCCACGGCTCCCAGATCGTAGAATGTCGGATCCGTTTTTTGTAGAATACCCTTTTTGACCGAGAATATATATGACCACAATGCCAAAAAGACCAAGAAAATgatttttcgttttttttcttgtggGGGAGAATCagtgttttctttaactCCCGGTATTAGCCGGTGTTGGAAAAGACGTTATCTTGGCTATAGTCCGAAAAAACACCTGGAATCTGTGTCAAGTCCGGTTTCTGTAGAAATTTGGCAATGGCGGCAACAGAAATACACTACCAAAAGGGAAAGAAAGTGTGGGGGTGGTATCTCGAGATTTCTAAAAGGAAGAAGGGAAGAAGGGAAGAAGGGAAGggaagaaggaaggaaggaagaaaaCGTCTTTTATTACGTATTGTAgcatatataaaataattTAACGGGGGCAaacagagaagaagaaaaagaagagagagagatgTGAGGCCGTGTATTAGATCAAGACCAAACTTGAGCTTCCTCAAAGTAGTCAACTCTAGAGTCCGATAAGTTCAAACTGTTGGCTACAGTATCTCTTATTTCGTCATTCATCTTTGGAGGACCACAGCTGAGAATGGCCGTGCTGCCCTTAGAGTTGTTTTGTATTTCTGACATAACCAAGGCTTGGATGTCTGGTCTTCCAAAATAAATATTGATCTTGTTTAGTTCTTTGAATACGCTGAAAGAAGTGCCGGAGTTGGTATCGGCGGCATTATCCTCGCTAGTCTGGTTGATGATGGCgacattctttttttcagaGGAACTTAGATCATCCTCCTGTTTTAAGTCCACGATGTCATCAGAGGAAGGAGTGTCGTTTGCGTTCATTCTGGTGATATAGATGTCTATTTCACCAAGTCTGTCTTGCACCTTAAGTAAATCATCTTTGAACCATTTAAGCGGGGAGCAATCTCTGATGATCCAGATCCATTTGACAGTTTCTCTAGAGGTTTCAGTGAGATTTTTAGTCAGGTTGCTGTAGTTGGAGAACCCAGTCGGAACACCATTCCCACCTGTGATGATGAGACGGTTTTCGTATTTTGACAATGGTGCCTCAAATCCGTATGGCCCTTCTACGAACACGTAGAAGCTTTGCTTTTTGTCCGCCATTTTGGATAAACTTTTCGCTAGTGACGCGGTGAGGCCCTTTTTCGCTTTGATGTAGATGtggattttcttttcgtctGCGTCGTTTTCATCGAAAAGAATAGTGAAAGGATGAGACTGCCAGAATCCGTATGGTCTGAGGACATATATGTACACGAATGCACCTGGGAAAGGTTTCCATGTCGATGGCCTTGCGATT contains these protein-coding regions:
- the ADY2 gene encoding acetate uptake transporter family protein (accumulation of dyads protein 2), giving the protein MFTDGSSSEKVNQHEFVERPGRSFDPQDPALYHEDLELQKIHTGGDNHEFLFIGRQKFLKEDLYSAFGGTLNPGLAPPSTHRFANPAPLGLSAFALTTFVLSMVNAGAMGVHIPNVVVGLAAFYGGLVQLVAGVWEIALENTFGGTALSSFGGFWMSFSALYIPFFNISESYKDHPEEFSSAVGFFLLGWAIFTAGMTLCTMKSTVAFFSLFFLLTITFLLLSIGSFTQKTGVTKAGGVLGVVVAFIAWYDAFAGLATKENSYVTVRPFALPRH